Proteins from one Triticum aestivum cultivar Chinese Spring chromosome 7A, IWGSC CS RefSeq v2.1, whole genome shotgun sequence genomic window:
- the LOC123148400 gene encoding uncharacterized protein isoform X3 has product MYTVEFQKRGLPHAHILVWRRGGSGEIGVENINSLISAEIPDALLDPLGYALVSEFMMHGPCGEMNDKCVCMKKGVCSKFFPKDFRDTTVVDDNGFVLYRRRDDGRRVYKNGHYPDNRHVVPYNMAMLKKFQGHINVEWCNKTQVMKYLFKYVTKGADYSKVMLERLKKLTTTGCRTVDEVQEYLICRYICEYDALWRIFGFEIHFKMPSVQRLTVHMPGMNNICYRTGADLTKIVGSDFLQKTMLTEWFVANDLFEDARSLTYYDFPSAWTWDAKSRSWHPRGRGEKIGRVYYVHPLSGELYYLRMLLMIVKGARPF; this is encoded by the coding sequence ATGTACACCGTTGAGTTCCAGAAGCGGGGACTGCCTCACGCGCATATACTTGTCTGGAGGAGAGGGGGCAGCGGTGAGATTGGCGTTGAGAATATTAATTCATTAATATCCGCTGAAATACCTGATGCATTGCTTGATCCTTTAGGATATGCTTTAGTTTCCGAGTTTATGATGCATGGTCCCTGTGGGGAAATGAATGATAAATGCGTCTGCATGAAAAAGGGCGTTTGTTCTAAATTTTTCCCAAAGGATTTTAGAGATACTACTGTCGTTGATGACAATGGGTTTGTCTTATATCGACGTCGTGACGACGGTCGAAGGGTATACAAAAATGGTCATTACCCGGACAATAGGCATGTTGTTCCTTACAATATGGCAATGCTCAAGAAATTTCAGGGCCATATAAATGTAGAGTGGTGTAATAAAACTCAGGTTATGAAATACCTCTTCAAGTATGTCACTAAAGGTGCTGATTATTCTAAGGTCATGTTAGAAAGGTTAAAAAAATTGACTACAACTGGGTGTCGTACGGTAGATGAGGTTCAAGAGTATTTGATATGTCGGTACATATGTGAGTATGATGCACTGTGGCGCATATTTGGGTTTGAGATACACTTTAAAATGCCGTCGGTTCAAAGGTTGACTGTTCATATGCCTGGTATGAATAATATCTGCTATCGTACTGGTGCTGACCTCACGAAAATTGTTGGTTCTGACTTCTTGCAAAAGACTATGCTTACCGAATGGTTTGTTGCGAATGATTTGTTCGAAGATGCCCGGTCATTGACTTACTATGATTTTCCATCTGCTTGGACCTGGGATGCTAAAAGTAGATCATGGCATCCAAGGGGTAGGGGTGAAAAGATTGGTCGCGTATATTATGTGCATCCTTTGAGTGGTGAGTTGTATTACTTACGCATGCTTTTGATGATTGTTAAGGGGGCTAGGCCTTTCTAA
- the LOC123152924 gene encoding glutathione S-transferase U10, whose amino-acid sequence MAAPEEPREVKLYGAWGSAHAAMARNALELKGVRYEYAEEDLERKSEALLRLNPVHGGKVPVLVVDGRALSESLVILEYVDEAWSGRAGRLLPPRDRPRERAAARFWARFFHDEVSPLSHLVLFAAGGEERAGLVREMKDRMAVMEAGIQRDFPLGGGGGGEGPFLHGREPGLLDVVLGSCAAGTRVLSSVAGEEIVEAGALPRVHASLVAFDELAAAFGTSVPHESLLARLLERKERARGAPA is encoded by the coding sequence ATGGCAGCCCCCGAGGAGCCCAGGGAGGTGAAGCTGTACGGCGCGTGGGGGAGCGCCCACGCCGCCATGGCCCGGAACGCGCTGGAGCTCAAGGGCGTGCGCTACGAGTACGCGGAGGAGGACCTGGAGCGCAAGAGCGAGGCGCTGCTGCGCCTGAACCCCGTCCACGGCGGCAAGGTCCCCGTGCTCGTCGTCGACGGCCGCGCCCTCTCCGAGTCGCTCGTCATCCTCGAGTACGTCGACGAGGCGTGGTCCGGTCGTGCGGGGCGGCTTCTCCCGCCGCGGGACCGGCCCCGCGAGCGTGCCGCGGCCAGGTTCTGGGCGAGGTTCTTCCACGACGAGGTGTCGCCGCTCTCGCACCTCGTCTTGTTCGCGGCGGGCGGGGAGGAGCGGGCGGGGTTGGTGAGGGAGATGAAAGACCGGATGGCGGTGATGGAGGCGGGAATCCAGAGGGACTTcccgctcggcggcggcggcgggggcgagggGCCGTTCTTGCACGGGCGGGAGCCCGGGCTGCTGGACGTCGTTCTGGGCTCGTGCGCCGCCGGGACCAGGGTGCTCTCCTCCGTGGCCGGGGAAGAGATCGTCGAGGCGGGCGCGCTTCCGCGAGTGCACGCCAGCCTGGTCGCCTTCGACGAGCTCGCCGCCGCGTTCGGGACGAGCGTGCCGCACGAGAGCCTACTCGCGCGTCTTCtcgagaggaaggagagagcgcgCGGCGCGCCCGCGTGA
- the LOC123148400 gene encoding ATP-dependent DNA helicase PIF1 isoform X1, with protein sequence MCSVGGAGLFFVSGYSGTGKTYLWSAICAFLRGERKIVLTVALSTIASLLLPGGRTAHSRFKIPILLEDNTQCDSKRGSKLCKLMMVASLVIWDEALMTHRKCFEAVDRTLRDVLSVGNPDLADVPFGGIVMVLGGDLRQILLVVEGGTRPQIVDAAITNSPLWRSVKKLSLSVNMRLSVHGVDSQAQQDVALFSKWVLDLGEGKLPVTRRGDDVEASWIQILDDLLVCTDGDPISAIVSYVYGDFSQNYMNSGYLQERAILAPTNDHADDINDHVLKLVPTDSRDYLSADSIDDSVDSVRDKDIYYPIEYLNSTKIINFPNHRLTLKVGFPIMLLRNLSQANGLCNGTRLIVKELGDRLIEAVIMTGSHVGDTVYIPRIELLAKKGNAPFVLRRRQFPVRVCYAMTINKSQGQTLSAVGIYLKGPVFTHGQLYVAVSRVTLRACLKILILDADGKCGSKTKNIVSPEVFRAAGMA encoded by the coding sequence ATGTGTTCAGTCGGGGGAGCCGGGCTTTTTTTTGTCTCTGGGTACAGTGGTACTGGAAAGACTTACCTATGGAGTGCAATCTGTGCTTTCCTTAGGGGTGAGAGGAAGATAGTGCTAACTGTTGCATTGTCAACAATTGCATCGCTGTTACTGCCTGGTGGGAGGACTGCCCATTCTCGCTTTAAAATACCCATTCTCCTTGAAGATAATACGCAGTGTGATAGTAAAAGAGGTTCTAAGCTTTGTAAGTTAATGATGGTAGCTTCGCTTGTTATTTGGGACGAGGCGCTTATGACACACAGGAAGTGCTTTGAGGCTGTAGATAGAACATTGCGTGATGTCCTCTCTGTGGGTAATCCAGACCTTGCGGATGTTCCGTTTGGTGGGATAGTGATGGTCTTGGGTGGTGACCTTAGACAAATCTTACTGGTCGTTGAGGGAGGTACTAGACCTCAGATTGTTGATGCGGCGATCACAAATTCCCCGCTGTGGCGCTCTGTTAAGAAGCTGTCACTCTCTGTTAACATGCGCTTGTCTGTTCATGGTGTGGATAGTCAGGCACAGCAGGATGTTGCCTTATTTAGCAAATGGGTTCTTGATCTTGGTGAAGGAAAGTTGCCTGTTACAAGGCGAGGCGATGATGTTGAGGCTTCTTGGATACAAATTCTGGACGACCTATTGGTTTGTACAGATGGTGATCCAATATCTGCTATTGTTTCTTATGTTTACGGTGATTTCTCTCAAAACTACATGAACTCTGGATACTTGCAAGAAAGAGCCATTTTAGCACCCACCAATGACCATGCTGATGATATTAATGATCATGTTCTTAAGTTGGTTCCTACTGATAGCAGAGACTATCTGAGCGCTGATTCAATTGACGACTCTGTAGATTCTGTTAGGGACAAGGATATTTACTATCCAATTGAGTACTTGAATTCAACTAAGATTATAAATTTCCCAAACCATAGGTTGACTCTTAAGGTTGGTTTTCCGATTATGCTTCTTAGAAACCTTAGCCAGGCAAATGGTTTATGTAACGGTACACGCCTAATTGTGAAAGAATTGGGTGATCGGCTTATCGAGGCTGTTATTATGACTGGCTCGCATGTGGGCGATACCGTTTATATCCCTAGGATTGAGTTATTAGCAAAGAAGGGTAACGCACCCTTCGTGCTTAGGCGTCGCCAGTTTCCTGTTCGTGTGTGCTATGCCATGACAATCAACAAGAGCCAAGGACAGACCCTGTCTGCTGTTGGTATATATCTTAAGGGTCCTGTTTTTACGCACGGCCAGCTGTATGTGGCGGTTTCTCGTGTTACTTTGAGAGCTTgtttgaaaatccttatattagaTGCTGATGGTAAGTGTGGATCTAAGACTAAGAACATTGTTTCCCCTGAGGTCTTCCGGGCCGCGGGGATGGCCTAG
- the LOC123148400 gene encoding uncharacterized protein isoform X6, with protein MAMAGLQGLVVGNRNPTVRVYVSRHWHHRGTTDNGPIKRTDMVLLDTRGNHIYAEIGENLVTKFMGKLFNRFTTASPNTNPEAQFPFCTYSLTELSRLPAPLDAPEFFTDVLGVITGVSDVVQYHSSNRSEPSTKHTINIKDLSGYQITVVFWGERATTFEGDYIIELGKSELVVALFVGTLLPVNDFLNNEKTTKVEGV; from the exons ATGGCGATGGCTGGTTTGCAGGGTCTTGTTGTGGGGAACAGAAACCCGACAGTCCGTGTGTATGTCTCGCGACACTGGCATCATCGTGGGACCACTGATAATGGTCCTATCAAACGCACTGACATGGTCCTTCTGGATACCCGG GGCAACCACATCTATGCTGAGATCGGTGAGAATCTTGTGACCAAGTTTATGGGTAAACT GTTCAATAGGTTCACCACGGCCAGTCCTAATACCAACCCAGAGGCTCAGTTTCCATTCTGCACCTACTCACTCACTGAACTGTCACGCCTGCCTGCCCCTCTCGATGCACCTGAATTCTTCACAG ATGTACTTGGAGTTATCACTGGTGTCTCTGATGTTGTTCAGTATCATAGCTCGAACAGGAGCGAGCCTTCCACAAAGCATACTATCAACATCAAGGACCTAAG TGGATACCAGATAACTGTTGTATTCTGGGGTGAACGTGCCACGACCTTTGAAGGAGACTACATTATCGAGCTAGGAAAATCTGAACTAGTTGTTGCACTGTTTGTTGGGACTCTG ctaccagttaacgatttcctcaacaatgaaaAAACTACGAAG GTCGAAGGGGTGTGA
- the LOC123148400 gene encoding uncharacterized protein isoform X2 — translation MFAFTSMGATIERSFGGSRGPKVFKINGQVSHHIGSLVPSGNDTPKFAELYIHDPANEIRHRMNALNPDDKPTGGVDDSIVVGLRDMLNESNPLVQTFREASRMIEGRGDEPIEDISICIIGPSEGDSPQFSMPTTTGLAALVVGGDFTLEASSRDIVVCSRSDGLQRISSLNTTFMPLQYPLLFPYGERGFQIDVPHLAVPEYGDDDGDVGSNLPPGSPSVEASSSYPSGGGDSDTNSRNRMTMQDYYRFMCHYKGDQPNPYICYGLLSSQSVVDARACIDKNRLWYIIRNQDLFRSEHMQVIADAVGDGCVDGDAVGKRTIVPSSHMGGRRYFNENFHDGLAVCRVHGAPDVFTTFTCNPKWPEIIAALEPG, via the coding sequence ATGTTCGCTTTTACTTCAATGGGTGCTACCATTGAACGTTCGTTTGGTGGCAGCCGTGGACCTAAGGTATTCAAGATCAATGGtcaggtgtctcatcatattggtTCGTTGGTGCCGAGCGGTAATGATACTCCTAAGTTTGCCGAGTTGTACATACATGACCCTGCTAATGAGATTAGGCATAGGATGAATGCCTTAAATCCAGACGATAAGCCCACCGGGGGTGTGGATGATAGCATTGTGGTTGGTCTTAGAGATATGCTTAATGAGTCTAATCCATTGGTTCAGACTTTTAGGGAGGCAAGTAGGATGATAGAGGGCCGTGGTGATGAACCCATCGAGGATATCTCGATTTGTATTATTGGGCCTTCGGAGGGTGATAGTCCACAGTTTAGCATGCCTACAACCACCGGGCTTGCTGCTTTAGTCGTCGGTGGTGACTTTACGTTAGAGGCGTCTTCTCGGGATATTGTTGTTTGCAGTCGTTCCGATGGTTTGCAGCGGATATCTTCTCTGAATACCACGTTCATGCCTCTGCAGTACCCGTTGCTTTTCCCTTATGGTGAGCGAGGGTTCCAAATAGATGTTCCCCACTTAGCTGTTCCTGAATATGGTGATGATGATGGGGATGTAGGTTCTAATCTTCCACCTGGGAGTCCATCCGTTGAGGCGTCCTCTTCGTATCCTTCTGGGGGTGGTGACTCAGATACAAATAGTCGGAATAGGATGACCATGCAGGATTACTATCGTTTTATGTGCCATTACAAGGGTGATCAGCCCAATCCATATATATGTTATGGTCTCCTCTCCTCTCAGTCGGTTGTCGATGCGCGTGCGTGCATTGATAAGAATAGACTATGGTATATCATAAGAAACCAGGACCTGTTTAGGTCAGAGCACATGCAGGTTATTGCCGATGCGGTAGGTGATGGGTGTGTCGATGGTGATGCTGTTGGGAAGAGGACCATCGTGCCTTCCAGTCACATGGGTGGTCGTCGTTACTTTAATGAAAACTTCCATGATGGCCTTGCCGTTTGTCGAGTGCACGGTGCACCAGATGTATTTACCACTtttacttgcaatcctaaatggCCCGAGATCATTGCTGCGCTGGAGCCGGGGTAG
- the LOC123148400 gene encoding uncharacterized protein isoform X4, whose product MSCAKCHKSAQPYSTVYKCAGVDCSCTDAVPRYRICFVGADDTGEAEFVLFERAGKDLVGKSLITLIREGKSNRVPLDEIVRMARGDDTVPREITALIGQRCAFVVSISSKSFLPNTEVTSFQVNRLDVPNETSVRNAVVYHKANSPRQSESDTGSLTGAGLSTGAPLTGSIPPLSLTDSGNADEIVHEGSYSKELATPEANKNRSSPASVNKSATTHMVAASGVPKSGLRKPLFSDGRAQGPAKMVGGSAVLGDELAAASRSTEGLVEDEDEASAAKRAKL is encoded by the exons ATGTCATGTGCAAAGTGCCACAAATCTGCCCAGCCATATAGTACTGTCTACAAGTGTGCTGGTGTAGATTGTTCCTGCACCGATGCAGTACCGAG GTATCGGATATGTTTCGTAGGTGCTGACGACACAGGGGAAGCTGAGTTCGTCCTGTTTGAAAGGGCGGGAAAAGATCTTGTTGGCAAATCTTTGATTACTCTGATCCGTGAAGGAAAATCCAACCGTGTTCCACTTGATGAGATAGTTCGGATGGCACGTGGGGATGACACTGTGCCCCGAGAAATTACTGCACTCATTGGACAAAGATGTGCATTTGTGGTGTCTATCTCCTCAAAGAGCTTCTTACCTAACACTGAAGTGACCTCATTCCAAGTCAATAGGCTAGATGTGCCCAATGAAACATCCGTGAGAAATGCGGTTGTGTATCATAAGGCAAATTCACCCAGGCAATCTGAGAGTGATACTGGTTCTCTCACTGGTGCTGGGTTATCAACTGGTGCGCCGCTCACTGGGTCCATTCCACCATTATCACTCACAGATAGCGGGAATGCTGACGAGATTGTTCATGAGGGATCATACTCAAAG GAGCTTGCCACTCCTGAAGCCAATAAGAATCGTTCTTCACCAGCTTCTGTCAACAAAAG TGCCACTACACATATGGTGGCAGCAAGTGGTGTGCCTAAGTCTGGGCTGCGTAAACCTCTGTTTTCCGATGGTCGTGCTCAG GGGCCTGCAAAGATGGTTGGCGGCTCCGCTGTTCTCGGTGATGAGCTTGCTGCTGCCTCAAG ATCAACCGAAGGCCTGGTGGAAGATGAAGACGAGGCTTCTGCGGCCAAAAGGGCCAAGCTGTAG
- the LOC123148400 gene encoding uncharacterized protein isoform X5, producing the protein MAMAGLQGLVVGNRNPTVRVYVSRHWHHRGTTDNGPIKRTDMVLLDTRGNHIYAEIGENLVTKFMGKLFNRFTTASPNTNPEAQFPFCTYSLTELSRLPAPLDAPEFFTDVLGVITGVSDVVQYHSSNRSEPSTKHTINIKDLSGYQITVVFWGERATTFEGDYIIELGKSELVVALFVGTLLPVNDFLNNEKTTKVITLPMLSE; encoded by the exons ATGGCGATGGCTGGTTTGCAGGGTCTTGTTGTGGGGAACAGAAACCCGACAGTCCGTGTGTATGTCTCGCGACACTGGCATCATCGTGGGACCACTGATAATGGTCCTATCAAACGCACTGACATGGTCCTTCTGGATACCCGG GGCAACCACATCTATGCTGAGATCGGTGAGAATCTTGTGACCAAGTTTATGGGTAAACT GTTCAATAGGTTCACCACGGCCAGTCCTAATACCAACCCAGAGGCTCAGTTTCCATTCTGCACCTACTCACTCACTGAACTGTCACGCCTGCCTGCCCCTCTCGATGCACCTGAATTCTTCACAG ATGTACTTGGAGTTATCACTGGTGTCTCTGATGTTGTTCAGTATCATAGCTCGAACAGGAGCGAGCCTTCCACAAAGCATACTATCAACATCAAGGACCTAAG TGGATACCAGATAACTGTTGTATTCTGGGGTGAACGTGCCACGACCTTTGAAGGAGACTACATTATCGAGCTAGGAAAATCTGAACTAGTTGTTGCACTGTTTGTTGGGACTCTG ctaccagttaacgatttcctcaacaatgaaaAAACTACGAAGGTAATTACTCTTCCTATGTTGTCTGAATGA